In Phreatobacter stygius, a genomic segment contains:
- a CDS encoding SapC family protein, with the protein MSILHNLYETPTPVDATWGHHRIFAHQAYKIVREAQLAPIVLAEAQDLARWFPVCWALDDGDEPVLVVFRSLLPGGRGYPGDASFREECLPFVFQAFPLVVPNRESIEQRQVLADRTISDTPTDIGAPLLTAEGKFTPAALMRAKIAINVASGLPKTTSFSRALFDNGMLEPWAIDLDLGHDKRASFDKLLIVATARLDDPAFHALIVEHGVEAALLVAGHRLSLFRMSALLTAARRDVQKAFEAASEPRAAAVELP; encoded by the coding sequence ATGTCGATTCTGCACAACCTTTACGAGACGCCGACGCCAGTCGATGCGACCTGGGGTCATCACCGGATCTTCGCGCACCAGGCCTACAAGATTGTCCGGGAGGCTCAGCTCGCTCCGATCGTCCTGGCCGAGGCGCAGGATCTCGCGCGCTGGTTCCCGGTCTGCTGGGCCCTGGACGATGGCGACGAGCCGGTGCTTGTCGTCTTCCGCAGCTTGCTTCCGGGCGGGCGGGGCTATCCGGGCGACGCGAGCTTTCGCGAGGAGTGCCTGCCTTTCGTCTTTCAGGCCTTTCCATTGGTGGTGCCCAATCGCGAAAGCATCGAGCAACGGCAGGTGCTTGCCGACCGCACGATCTCGGACACTCCGACCGATATTGGTGCGCCCCTGCTGACCGCCGAGGGCAAGTTCACGCCGGCCGCGCTCATGCGCGCGAAGATCGCGATCAACGTGGCAAGCGGGCTGCCGAAGACGACCTCGTTCTCGCGCGCCCTGTTCGACAACGGCATGCTCGAACCATGGGCCATCGATCTGGATCTGGGGCACGACAAACGGGCGAGCTTCGACAAGCTTCTGATCGTGGCGACCGCCAGGCTCGACGATCCGGCATTTCATGCGCTGATCGTCGAACACGGCGTCGAGGCGGCCTTGCTGGTGGCCGGACACAGGCTCTCGCTGTTTCGCATGAGCGCGCTGCTGACGGCGGCCCGCCGCGATGTTCAGAAAGCGTTCGAGGCCGCGTCCGAGCCGCGCGCGGCGGCCGTCGAACTGCCATGA
- a CDS encoding SapC family protein: MTTAASQSDELRFVPLKHAGLSSWHRLVSFPWLDRLGVLPVADTEFLALSHFCPIAIEMHESGPRAVAILHAQLVAHRLLTEDGRWRPPYAPLALRSLPFRNGAAMTADAVEICPALAEQGADPKLRQAIFGHKGGPTQSYAAILSMIDRLARSGARLRNAAKVLMAADLLVPLANLPPGPFGQLHTISLDGMLALSSHRLMALTSDACCPLELATAVTFSRRWLNRDTLKSADNLFAATVGGVRQKLYEHGVVDPLDQPVGLDDSPLFSFDDYVRSTPGSS; encoded by the coding sequence ATGACGACCGCCGCCAGCCAGTCCGACGAGTTGCGCTTCGTTCCGTTGAAGCATGCCGGGCTGTCGAGCTGGCACCGGCTTGTCAGTTTTCCCTGGCTCGATCGGCTCGGGGTGCTGCCGGTCGCCGATACCGAATTCCTGGCGCTCTCGCACTTCTGCCCGATCGCCATCGAAATGCATGAGAGCGGCCCGCGTGCGGTCGCCATATTGCACGCGCAGCTTGTCGCGCATCGGCTGCTGACCGAGGATGGACGCTGGCGGCCGCCCTATGCCCCGCTGGCCTTGCGCAGCCTGCCGTTCAGAAACGGCGCCGCGATGACCGCCGACGCCGTCGAGATCTGTCCGGCGCTGGCGGAACAGGGAGCCGACCCGAAGCTGCGCCAGGCCATTTTCGGCCACAAGGGCGGACCGACCCAGTCCTACGCGGCGATCCTCTCGATGATCGACCGGCTGGCCAGAAGTGGCGCGCGATTGCGCAATGCGGCCAAGGTGCTGATGGCAGCCGATCTCCTGGTGCCGCTGGCCAACCTGCCTCCGGGCCCGTTTGGCCAGCTTCACACGATAAGCCTTGATGGAATGCTGGCCCTGTCGTCCCATCGCCTGATGGCGCTGACATCCGATGCCTGCTGCCCGCTCGAACTGGCGACCGCCGTCACCTTTTCGCGCCGCTGGCTGAACCGGGATACGCTGAAGAGCGCCGACAATCTGTTCGCGGCCACCGTCGGCGGTGTCAGGCAGAAGCTCTACGAGCATGGCGTCGTCGACCCGCTCGATCAGCCGGTCGGGCTTGACGACAGTCCGTTGTTCTCATTTGACGATTATGTGCGCAGCACCCCGGGCTCATCATGA
- a CDS encoding glycosyltransferase, protein MNDIDILFVHNNFPAQFRHIAKKFASYPNIRVKAIGMSAAPGMPGVELQKYNFSGRELSSVHAFARRFEIEARRGEQVIYAANALKVSGFHPKLIYVHPGWGESLPLRSLFPGATICSYSEFYYWPFGADVGFDKEFPSFGVDGEVRISLRNAATLLSLVDADLSIAPTHWQRTVFPKEFHPKIHVVHDGLDVARLTTLGAQGITQINGEAVRPGDEIVTFVARSLEPYRGFHIFMRALPAILRARPKARICIVGQDNISYGIKPEAHANWRQAMVAEVGAELDLSRVHFLGHLPYEKYLRLLKVSSAHVYLTYPFVLSWSMLEAMALGCLIIGSDTPPVTEIIQDGVNGVLVPFFGIDEIAAAVVEALGNPQRYAQMRSAAAETVRKHYDFESVIWPAHVGLLQEYVLSNTVLDTIGLLPPDEAQRAGGMG, encoded by the coding sequence ATGAACGACATCGACATTCTGTTCGTTCACAACAATTTCCCTGCGCAGTTCCGCCATATCGCCAAGAAATTCGCGTCCTATCCGAACATCCGGGTCAAGGCGATCGGCATGTCGGCGGCCCCGGGCATGCCCGGCGTCGAATTGCAGAAGTACAATTTTTCGGGCCGCGAGCTCAGCTCGGTTCACGCATTCGCCCGCCGCTTCGAAATCGAGGCCCGGCGCGGCGAGCAGGTGATCTATGCGGCCAATGCGCTCAAGGTGTCCGGCTTTCACCCCAAGCTCATCTATGTCCATCCGGGGTGGGGCGAGTCGCTGCCGCTGCGCTCGCTGTTTCCGGGCGCGACGATCTGCTCCTACTCGGAATTCTATTATTGGCCGTTCGGCGCCGATGTCGGTTTCGACAAGGAATTCCCCTCGTTCGGCGTCGACGGCGAGGTGCGCATTTCGCTGCGCAATGCCGCGACGCTGCTGTCGCTCGTCGATGCCGACCTGTCGATCGCGCCGACCCATTGGCAGCGCACCGTATTCCCCAAGGAGTTCCACCCGAAGATCCATGTTGTCCATGACGGGCTCGATGTCGCGCGCCTGACCACGCTGGGTGCGCAGGGCATCACCCAGATCAATGGCGAGGCGGTCAGGCCAGGCGACGAGATCGTCACCTTCGTTGCCCGCAGCCTCGAGCCCTATCGCGGTTTTCACATCTTCATGCGCGCCTTGCCGGCGATCCTGCGGGCACGGCCGAAAGCCCGGATCTGCATTGTCGGCCAGGACAATATTTCCTACGGGATCAAGCCGGAAGCGCATGCCAACTGGCGCCAGGCGATGGTTGCCGAAGTCGGCGCCGAGCTCGATCTGAGCCGCGTCCATTTCCTCGGTCATCTGCCTTACGAGAAATACCTTCGGCTGCTGAAGGTCTCGTCCGCCCATGTCTATCTGACCTATCCTTTCGTGTTGTCCTGGTCGATGCTGGAGGCGATGGCGCTGGGCTGCCTGATCATCGGATCGGATACGCCGCCGGTGACCGAAATCATCCAGGACGGGGTCAATGGCGTCCTGGTGCCCTTCTTCGGCATTGACGAGATCGCTGCGGCCGTCGTCGAGGCGCTCGGCAATCCCCAGCGCTACGCCCAGATGCGATCAGCGGCTGCCGAAACGGTTCGCAAGCATTATGATTTCGAGAGCGTCATCTGGCCGGCCCATGTCGGGCTGCTCCAGGAATATGTTCTGTCAAACACCGTTCTCGACACGATCGGCCTGTTGCCGCCGGACGAGGCCCAGCGCGCCGGTGGGATGGGCTAG
- a CDS encoding glycosyltransferase family 2 protein, whose product MSASSRASFSGISGQATLAPADLLALVRDAFRRADYRTAWLLSDKLARSGGGADPLPFVLRASALARLGRAELSQRDLERAAFIDPFDRLTNDAIVASGEPAQRNKAFRRSIDAADRAPPGAVLNGLARLGKSILVRCDADDSGFSISGLSHHPVSVSLIGRSEQAEFALELQVDEPAHDQHSFSGVQHVPWRGEQAAVSLSCGNDLVFVHPPTVHRPNTATFRTRPSDAAPGPSDPGLLVVVPVYDDFEATRACFESLLANLPVADPVRIIAVDDTTPDRRIADLLDDLAGSGRIELIRNVINLGFAASVNRALDARRASEDVLLLNADTIVPPRAIARLRDIAEANARIGTVTPLSNNGEDTSVPCRFRSSPLGSNADVARLNELAWQANRRATITMPNGVGFCMLISARLLAHQPELPTAFGRGYFEDVAYCLAAQRLGFDNVCAAGVYVGHSGSRSFLDDKRSLVRRNLDRLKQQFPDYEAATDRFFRTDPLARFAARLEEAWLRQRSPFTLVLSSAEPDRQITALVTAGLGRAAADVVFARLEASADGPLLSIRGADRHMPQNLAVPIASDHADPLARLLFERAASTLVIDPHRLPPVAMELIRRTAGDKAALFLSHASDTTLPAAWADRFSRRYVTTGRLAAHFQRIGVDVALIGDPSRHAPAPRRVARTDMLYVLTEPAGEPVENLVRTIGGRLAAMTGAAPFTIAVLAEPRPERADQHVAWSGPMERAELPDWLALAGQGPCLFASRRYGVSDERIDLWSAAGIPVAYFDPDIEQLGNDGSRLALPAGMTDGDAAAALIRWMAGLAHPTGALGLVRRQQADRVENGV is encoded by the coding sequence ACAAGCTGGCGCGGTCCGGCGGCGGAGCCGATCCGCTCCCCTTCGTGCTCCGCGCATCGGCGCTGGCGCGCCTGGGGCGGGCCGAGCTGAGCCAGCGCGATCTCGAGCGGGCCGCCTTCATCGATCCGTTCGACCGGCTCACCAATGACGCCATTGTGGCATCCGGCGAGCCGGCGCAACGCAACAAGGCCTTTCGCCGGTCGATCGACGCAGCCGATCGGGCGCCGCCCGGTGCCGTGCTCAACGGCCTGGCGCGGCTGGGCAAATCGATCCTCGTGCGATGCGACGCCGACGACAGCGGTTTCTCGATTTCCGGGCTCTCGCACCATCCGGTATCGGTTTCCCTCATCGGCCGGTCCGAACAGGCCGAGTTCGCGCTTGAACTGCAAGTCGATGAGCCGGCTCATGATCAACATTCGTTCTCGGGCGTGCAACATGTCCCGTGGCGTGGCGAACAGGCTGCCGTTTCGCTGAGTTGCGGCAACGACCTGGTCTTCGTCCATCCGCCGACGGTTCATCGCCCCAACACCGCGACCTTCCGGACCAGGCCCTCGGATGCGGCCCCGGGGCCATCCGATCCCGGACTGCTGGTGGTCGTCCCGGTCTATGATGATTTCGAGGCGACGCGCGCCTGCTTCGAGTCACTGCTGGCGAACCTGCCGGTCGCGGACCCGGTCCGGATCATCGCGGTCGACGACACGACCCCGGATCGGCGAATTGCCGATCTGCTCGACGACCTCGCCGGATCAGGCCGGATCGAACTGATCAGGAACGTCATCAATCTGGGCTTCGCGGCAAGCGTCAATCGGGCACTCGACGCCCGGCGGGCATCGGAAGACGTGCTGTTGCTCAACGCCGATACGATCGTTCCGCCGCGGGCGATCGCCAGGCTCCGTGACATCGCCGAGGCCAACGCCCGGATCGGCACCGTCACGCCGCTCTCGAACAATGGCGAGGATACCAGCGTCCCCTGCCGGTTCCGCTCGAGCCCGCTTGGATCGAATGCGGATGTCGCCCGACTGAACGAGCTCGCCTGGCAGGCCAATCGGCGCGCCACGATTACGATGCCGAACGGCGTCGGCTTTTGCATGCTGATCAGCGCGCGGCTGCTCGCCCATCAGCCGGAACTGCCGACCGCCTTCGGCCGGGGCTATTTCGAGGATGTCGCCTATTGCCTGGCGGCGCAGCGGCTCGGCTTCGACAATGTCTGCGCTGCCGGCGTCTATGTCGGCCATAGCGGCTCCCGCTCGTTCCTCGACGACAAGCGCTCGCTGGTGCGGCGCAATCTCGACCGGCTCAAGCAGCAGTTCCCGGATTACGAAGCCGCAACGGACCGGTTTTTCCGGACCGACCCGCTCGCCCGCTTCGCCGCGCGCCTGGAAGAGGCCTGGCTCCGCCAGCGCTCACCTTTCACGCTCGTCCTGTCGTCGGCCGAGCCGGATCGCCAGATCACCGCTCTGGTCACCGCTGGCCTCGGCCGGGCTGCCGCCGACGTGGTGTTTGCCCGGCTCGAGGCCTCGGCCGATGGCCCCCTCCTGTCCATCCGCGGCGCCGATCGGCACATGCCGCAGAACCTGGCCGTGCCGATCGCCAGCGATCACGCCGATCCCCTGGCGCGGCTGCTTTTCGAACGGGCCGCTTCGACCCTGGTCATCGATCCGCATCGCCTGCCGCCGGTCGCCATGGAGCTGATCCGGCGAACCGCCGGAGACAAGGCCGCCCTGTTCCTCAGCCATGCCAGCGACACGACACTGCCGGCAGCGTGGGCGGATCGGTTCAGCCGGCGCTACGTGACGACCGGGCGGCTGGCAGCCCATTTCCAGCGGATCGGTGTCGACGTCGCGCTGATCGGCGATCCGTCTCGCCACGCCCCCGCCCCGCGGCGCGTGGCCCGCACCGACATGCTGTACGTGCTGACCGAGCCGGCCGGCGAACCCGTCGAGAACCTGGTTCGGACGATCGGCGGCCGTCTCGCCGCCATGACGGGGGCCGCGCCCTTCACGATCGCCGTGCTTGCCGAACCAAGACCTGAGCGCGCAGACCAGCATGTCGCGTGGTCAGGTCCGATGGAACGCGCCGAGCTCCCCGATTGGCTCGCACTCGCCGGTCAAGGCCCTTGCCTCTTCGCATCGCGGCGATATGGCGTTTCCGACGAGCGCATCGACCTCTGGTCGGCGGCGGGAATACCCGTGGCGTATTTCGACCCGGACATCGAACAGCTTGGCAATGACGGATCACGGCTGGCGCTGCCCGCCGGCATGACCGACGGCGATGCCGCGGCAGCCTTGATCCGCTGGATGGCCGGCCTAGCCCATCCCACCGGCGCGCTGGGCCTCGTCCGGCGGCAACAGGCCGATCGTGTCGAGAACGGTGTTTGA